The DNA sequence GGACCCGGTGCCGGTACGCCTGGGTGAGCTCGCGCACCTTCGTGAGGTCGTCGAGGTCGAGGGCGTCGAGCTCCTCCTCGAACCGCTGCCGGTCGCCGGGGAACCCCCAGGTGCTCAGTGCCTCGCGAAGCTCGGCGAGCGTTCCCATGGGTGGGTTGAAGCCTCGGGCGGCCTGGTGGTCGGGCTGTGCGGTCACGGTGTCCTCCTCGTCGCTGGTATCGACGCTACTCGTCTACCGCCCGGACGCGGTACGGCCCGGGGAAATGCGTACGCCCTGGTACCCGGGGCCGAGACCACGGCGGTTCCGGGGCCGGTTGATCGGGGTCGGCGTGACGGGTTGTTCCTGGTGCTCGTCGGCGCCGGCTGCGGTGTGCTCGCCGGGCGGGAGGGCCTTCGGGGAGCATCGGTGCCGTAGGTAGCGGTTGGGTGTTCAGTTTGCTGAACACCCAAGCCGGAGGTGGGTCAGCGTTTGATGCGTCCGCGGATGGCGAGGGCGCCGAGGGCGAGGAGGGTGGGTCCGAAGAGGCGGGAGGTCATCTCGATGTAGGTGCCGGCGGTGGTGAGGTTTTGTCCGCTGGAGCGGAAGACCACCGAGTTCACCGCGACTCGAAAGGCTTTCTCCGTGCGAGCCCAGGTCATGCGCTGGGACCATCCGCCCTGCAGGGCGGGGTCGGGGGTGTTGGTGCTCAGGCTGATCCTGCTGCCGTGGAGGGTTCCGGTGGTGGCGGGATCGGGGTCGTGGGTGGGCAGGCCGAAACTCATCAGGAGCAGCACGGTCAGCGACATCGCGGTGAGCAGCCAGGAGAAGGCGCGGGAGGCGCGCAGTCCGTAGCCGGACAGCAGCCAGTACCACCGCAACAGGTGGCGTTCGCCTTTCGGTGTGCTGCCGCTGTGGCGGCGCATCTCGCACTCGCCGTAGTAGAAGTCGGCCGCGCCGGGCTCGTTCTTGCCGTCCTCGAAAGCCTTGCGGAGCTGCCGGTAGACAGCGGTGATGTCCTCTGGATCGGGGGTGAGGTCGGGGTCGGGGTGGTGCGGGCCGGGCCGCCACTGGCGAAGTGAGAAGGCATGACCGGGGGGCGGGACGGCCTGGCCAGCGGTCTGCGCGCGCCAGTGGTGTTCCTCGGCCAGGGTGCGTCTGTGGGTCCACCGCGACAGACGTATCCCAAGCCAATGTCGGCCCGTGGGCACGGAGGCGAAGATGGTCCGGCCTTCCAGGCGAAGCTGGTCAAGGTGGAAGGCTCCGGAGAACAGACAGTCGGTCAGGTCGGTGTCGGTCAAAACCAGATGGGCGGCATCCACCCCCTGAACCGAGGCCACCCGCACCCCTCTGTGGAAACCTGACAGCAAGCTCTCATCCACCACGCTGATGCCGGGGGTGGCGAAGCGCCCGGGGTAGGCGGTAATCGCCACAGGGGCTGATAGCACGGCTTGGCCGAGGTCTATGGTGGCGTACCGCAGCCTCACAATCGCCGTCGACTCCCACCGGGTCCGCGTACACCACACGTCCCGAGCGGCAATCTCCAGCGTCACCGGAGCCTCGAACACGGCGCCCCACAGCTCGACCACGTTCTTGCATATCAAAGGCCCGAAAAGTGAGGCCGTCGCAAAACGTGCCATCCCGAACCCGGCCTTGCCTGAGAACTGCGCTCCGCCGAACCCGGCCTTGCCTGAGAACTGCGCACCCTCGAACTCGGCGTCGCGGGCGAACCGGGCTCCGCCGAAATCGGCATCGCCGGAGAACGCCGCATCCCCGAACGCTGCGGTGCCAGCGAACCGGGCTCCGCCGAACTCAGCGCGGGTGCGGAACCGCGCCCGGTCGAACTCGGCCCGAGAGGAGAACTGCGCCCCGTCGAACACAGCCACGCCGGAGAACTCCGCCGCGCGGAACGCCGCGGGGT is a window from the Streptomyces sp. NBC_00576 genome containing:
- a CDS encoding pentapeptide repeat-containing protein; the protein is MSTPQPLSWPHCGHGADPASDPVGCLGIHVPGHTACLAHLAEADRDTYLASLAAGADIDHRGTPFAGDLLERLLDALRDPTTLKVGLGKGRFDRAEFSGRTVFEGARFSGPAGFDGARFTRIARFEGVQFSHPAAFRAAEFSGVAVFDGAQFSSRAEFDRARFRTRAEFGGARFAGTAAFGDAAFSGDADFGGARFARDAEFEGAQFSGKAGFGGAQFSGKAGFGMARFATASLFGPLICKNVVELWGAVFEAPVTLEIAARDVWCTRTRWESTAIVRLRYATIDLGQAVLSAPVAITAYPGRFATPGISVVDESLLSGFHRGVRVASVQGVDAAHLVLTDTDLTDCLFSGAFHLDQLRLEGRTIFASVPTGRHWLGIRLSRWTHRRTLAEEHHWRAQTAGQAVPPPGHAFSLRQWRPGPHHPDPDLTPDPEDITAVYRQLRKAFEDGKNEPGAADFYYGECEMRRHSGSTPKGERHLLRWYWLLSGYGLRASRAFSWLLTAMSLTVLLLMSFGLPTHDPDPATTGTLHGSRISLSTNTPDPALQGGWSQRMTWARTEKAFRVAVNSVVFRSSGQNLTTAGTYIEMTSRLFGPTLLALGALAIRGRIKR